A region of Paenibacillus sp. JNUCC-31 DNA encodes the following proteins:
- the rpsG gene encoding 30S ribosomal protein S7 produces MPRKGPVTKRDVLPDPVYNSKLVTRLINRIMLDGKRGVAQSILYNAFKLIQERTGNDPMEVFEAAIKNIMPVLEVKARRVGGANYQVPIEVKPERRTSLGLRWLVNYSRNRGEKTMEERLAAEIIDASNNTGASVKKREDTHKMAEANKAFAHYRW; encoded by the coding sequence ATGCCACGCAAAGGTCCAGTTACGAAAAGAGACGTGTTGCCAGATCCGGTATACAACAGCAAGTTGGTTACTCGTTTGATCAACCGCATCATGCTCGACGGAAAACGCGGTGTTGCTCAAAGCATTCTGTATAATGCGTTCAAGTTGATTCAAGAACGTACGGGTAATGACCCGATGGAAGTATTTGAAGCAGCAATCAAGAATATCATGCCAGTCCTGGAAGTTAAAGCTCGCCGTGTCGGCGGTGCCAACTACCAAGTACCAATCGAGGTAAAACCAGAGAGACGTACTTCCCTGGGATTACGTTGGCTCGTGAACTACTCCCGCAACCGCGGTGAGAAAACGATGGAAGAGCGTTTGGCGGCTGAGATCATCGACGCTTCCAACAACACAGGCGCTTCCGTTAAGAAACGTGAAGATACGCACAAAATGGCTGAAGCGAACAAAGCGTTTGCTCACTACCGTTGGTAG
- the rpsL gene encoding 30S ribosomal protein S12 — translation MPTINQLVRKGRQAKVDKSKSPALQKGFNALKRESTNISAPQKRGVCTRVGTMTPRKPNSALRKYARVRLTNRLEVTAYIPGIGHNLQEHSVVLIRGGKVKDLAGVRYHIVRGALDTAGVNNRMQARSKYGAKRPKAKKA, via the coding sequence ATGCCAACTATTAACCAACTGGTACGTAAAGGACGTCAAGCAAAAGTTGACAAGTCCAAATCGCCAGCTTTGCAAAAAGGGTTCAACGCTTTGAAACGTGAATCGACTAACATCAGTGCCCCACAAAAACGTGGTGTCTGCACTCGTGTAGGTACAATGACTCCACGTAAACCAAACTCTGCACTTCGTAAGTATGCCCGTGTTCGTTTGACGAACCGTCTCGAGGTAACTGCTTATATCCCGGGTATCGGACATAACCTTCAAGAGCACAGTGTTGTGTTGATCCGCGGAGGTAAAGTTAAAGACCTTGCAGGAGTTCGTTATCACATCGTTCGTGGAGCTCTTGATACAGCAGGCGTTAACAATCGTATGCAAGCTCGTTCGAAATACGGTGCTAAACGTCCAAAAGCTAAAAAAGCCTAA
- a CDS encoding ribosomal L7Ae/L30e/S12e/Gadd45 family protein, translating into MSNEKGLQDAHVKIGTKQTMRMVQSGMAAEVYVAEDSDPQLTSKIIALCEQHNVKYTKVDTMKNLGKACGIGVGAAMAAVVK; encoded by the coding sequence ATGTCTAATGAAAAAGGTCTGCAAGATGCTCATGTCAAAATTGGTACCAAACAGACCATGCGGATGGTTCAGTCAGGAATGGCTGCTGAAGTCTATGTGGCTGAAGATAGTGATCCGCAGCTCACTTCCAAAATCATTGCCTTATGTGAACAACACAATGTGAAGTACACGAAAGTGGATACAATGAAAAATCTCGGCAAAGCTTGCGGGATTGGAGTGGGAGCAGCGATGGCTGCTGTCGTCAAATGA
- the rpoC gene encoding DNA-directed RNA polymerase subunit beta' — protein MLDVNNFEYMKIGLASPEKIRSWSRGEVKKPETINYRTLKPEKEGLFCEKIFGPTKDWECHCGKYKRVRYKGVVCDRCGVEVTRAKVRRERMGHIELAAPVSHIWYFKGIPSRMGLALDMSPRSLEEIIYFASYVVTDPGETPLERKQLLSEKEYRSYREKYGYGFQAGMGAEAVKKLLQDLDIDKELEFLKEELRTAQGQRRNRAIKRLEVIEAFRNSGNKPEWMIMDVLPVIPPELRPMVQLDGGRFATSDLNDLYRRVINRNNRLKRLLDLGAPDIIVQNEKRMLQEAVDALIDNGRRGRPVTGPGNRPLKSLSHMLKGKQGRFRQNLLGKRVDYSGRSVIVVGPYLKMYQCGLPKDMALELFKPFVMKELVNKGLAHNIKSAKRKVERVSPEVWDVLEEVIKEHPVLLNRAPTLHRLGIQAFEPILVEGKAIRLHPLVCTAYNADFDGDQMAVHVPLSAEAQAEARILMLASGNILNPKDGKPVVTPSQDMVLGSYYLTMDNKEEKGTGMILRTVNEAVSAYQRGTAGLHARVAIPVRALGKTIFTEEQQDAMLLTTIGKIIFNEIFPASFPYINDATRANLYQGTAEHSFVYEKGADLREAIMNAPLAGGVGKEYLGSIIARCFEIYHTTETAVILDKIKQLGFTYSTRAGITVAVSDVIVPPEKFEILRQSEEKAQIVTNQYRRGLITNEERYDRIIDIWSKSKDDITEILMKSMDRYNSIMMMVDSKARGNKSQITQLGGMRGLMANPSGRIIELPIKSNFREGLTVLEYFISTHGARKGLADTALRTADSGYLTRRLVDVAQDVIVREDDCGTDKGFTVSRIQDGKEVIEDLYDRIEGRYCFETVRHPETKEIIAHRNELIDSDKAEAIIKAGVTKLQIRSVLSCRASHGVCKKCYGRNLATGKHVEIGEAVGIIAAQSIGEPGTQLTMRTFHTGGVAGDDITQGLPRIQELFEARNPKGQATISEIDGVVKEIREAKDRREIEIQGEAESKVYSVTYGSRVRVSEGMEIEAGDELTDGSIDPKEMLRIKGVRGVQNYILQEVQRVYRNQGVEINDKHVEVMIRQMLRKIRIVDAGDTTLLPGSFVDTHEYERANKIAILSDKEPAVAKPILLGITKASLETDSFLSAASFQETTRVLTDAAIKGKVDQLLGLKENVIIGKLIPAGTGMHRYRSIKFAEPEDGQSSVEELEPVSVD, from the coding sequence TTGTTGGACGTCAACAATTTCGAATACATGAAGATCGGGCTTGCTTCCCCAGAAAAAATTCGTTCTTGGTCCCGCGGAGAAGTGAAAAAACCGGAAACGATCAACTATCGTACGTTGAAACCGGAAAAAGAAGGGCTGTTCTGCGAAAAGATTTTTGGCCCTACAAAAGACTGGGAATGTCATTGCGGTAAATACAAACGCGTCCGTTATAAAGGCGTTGTCTGTGATCGTTGTGGCGTTGAAGTTACACGTGCGAAAGTACGTCGCGAACGGATGGGTCATATTGAGCTCGCTGCTCCGGTATCGCACATCTGGTACTTCAAAGGTATTCCGAGCCGCATGGGTCTCGCTTTGGATATGTCTCCAAGATCTCTCGAGGAGATTATTTATTTTGCATCATATGTAGTAACCGATCCAGGAGAAACCCCACTGGAGAGAAAACAGCTGTTGTCCGAGAAAGAATACCGCAGCTATCGTGAAAAATACGGATATGGTTTCCAGGCTGGCATGGGTGCCGAAGCAGTTAAGAAATTGCTTCAAGACCTTGATATAGACAAAGAGCTCGAGTTCCTGAAAGAAGAGCTCCGGACTGCACAAGGACAACGTCGTAACCGTGCAATCAAACGTCTGGAAGTTATCGAAGCATTCCGCAACTCGGGTAACAAACCTGAGTGGATGATCATGGATGTACTTCCTGTTATCCCGCCGGAACTTCGTCCAATGGTACAGCTGGATGGTGGACGTTTTGCAACGTCTGACCTGAATGATCTGTATCGCCGTGTAATCAACCGGAACAACCGTCTGAAACGTCTGCTTGACCTTGGCGCACCAGACATTATCGTGCAAAATGAGAAACGGATGCTGCAGGAAGCGGTTGACGCATTGATCGACAACGGTCGTCGTGGACGCCCTGTAACAGGTCCGGGTAACCGTCCATTGAAATCTCTCAGCCACATGCTGAAAGGTAAACAAGGACGTTTCCGTCAGAACTTGCTCGGTAAACGGGTTGACTATTCCGGTCGTTCCGTTATCGTGGTTGGACCTTACCTGAAAATGTATCAATGTGGTCTGCCAAAAGATATGGCACTTGAACTGTTCAAGCCTTTCGTCATGAAAGAGCTTGTAAATAAAGGGCTTGCTCACAACATCAAGAGCGCTAAACGTAAAGTTGAGCGTGTAAGTCCTGAAGTATGGGATGTTCTTGAAGAAGTAATCAAGGAGCATCCGGTTCTTCTGAACCGTGCCCCTACGCTTCACCGTCTCGGTATTCAAGCATTTGAACCGATTCTTGTTGAAGGTAAAGCGATTCGTCTTCACCCACTCGTATGTACGGCTTACAATGCCGACTTTGACGGTGACCAAATGGCCGTGCACGTTCCATTGTCCGCTGAAGCTCAAGCGGAAGCGCGTATCCTGATGCTTGCATCAGGCAACATTTTGAACCCGAAAGACGGTAAACCGGTTGTTACCCCTTCCCAGGATATGGTGCTTGGTTCTTACTACCTGACCATGGACAACAAGGAAGAAAAGGGAACAGGTATGATTTTGCGTACAGTTAACGAAGCGGTATCTGCGTATCAACGTGGAACTGCAGGATTGCATGCACGTGTAGCCATCCCGGTTAGAGCACTTGGTAAAACCATCTTCACTGAAGAGCAACAAGATGCAATGTTGCTGACTACTATCGGCAAAATCATCTTTAATGAAATCTTCCCGGCAAGCTTCCCTTACATCAATGATGCAACACGTGCAAACCTGTACCAAGGTACTGCAGAGCATTCATTTGTGTATGAAAAGGGTGCTGACCTTAGAGAAGCTATCATGAATGCTCCTTTGGCTGGCGGTGTGGGTAAAGAATACCTCGGTTCTATCATCGCACGTTGTTTTGAAATTTATCACACAACGGAAACAGCCGTTATTTTGGATAAAATCAAACAACTTGGATTCACATACTCCACTCGTGCCGGTATTACGGTTGCGGTATCGGATGTTATTGTACCGCCTGAGAAATTTGAAATTCTCAGACAGTCCGAGGAAAAAGCGCAAATCGTTACGAACCAGTACCGTCGTGGTCTGATTACAAACGAGGAGCGTTATGACCGCATCATTGACATCTGGTCGAAATCGAAAGATGATATCACCGAGATTCTGATGAAATCGATGGACCGTTACAATTCCATCATGATGATGGTTGACTCTAAAGCGCGTGGTAACAAATCGCAAATCACCCAATTGGGCGGTATGCGTGGTCTGATGGCCAACCCGTCCGGTCGGATCATTGAACTCCCAATCAAATCGAACTTCCGTGAAGGTCTGACGGTACTCGAATACTTCATCTCGACTCACGGTGCCCGTAAAGGTTTGGCCGATACGGCTCTGCGTACAGCGGATTCAGGTTACCTGACTCGTCGTCTCGTAGACGTGGCACAAGACGTAATCGTGCGTGAAGATGATTGTGGAACAGATAAAGGCTTCACGGTAAGTCGAATCCAGGATGGTAAAGAGGTTATTGAGGATCTCTACGACCGTATTGAAGGCAGATACTGCTTCGAGACTGTTCGTCATCCGGAAACAAAAGAAATTATTGCACACCGCAATGAACTGATTGACTCCGACAAAGCTGAGGCAATCATTAAAGCGGGTGTAACCAAATTGCAAATCCGCTCCGTACTCAGCTGCCGTGCAAGTCACGGTGTCTGCAAGAAGTGTTACGGTCGCAACCTGGCAACAGGTAAACACGTGGAGATTGGTGAAGCAGTTGGTATTATCGCAGCACAATCCATTGGTGAGCCGGGAACACAGCTTACAATGCGTACGTTCCACACCGGAGGTGTAGCTGGAGACGATATTACGCAAGGTTTGCCGCGTATCCAGGAGTTGTTTGAGGCTCGTAATCCTAAGGGTCAAGCAACGATCAGTGAGATTGATGGTGTTGTTAAAGAGATTCGCGAAGCGAAAGATCGTCGTGAAATCGAAATTCAAGGTGAGGCAGAATCCAAAGTTTACTCTGTTACCTACGGTTCCCGTGTACGCGTAAGCGAAGGCATGGAAATTGAGGCAGGCGACGAATTGACTGACGGTTCTATCGATCCGAAAGAAATGCTGCGCATTAAAGGCGTACGTGGCGTACAAAACTACATCTTGCAGGAAGTACAGCGCGTATACCGTAACCAAGGCGTAGAAATTAACGATAAACACGTTGAAGTTATGATCCGTCAAATGTTGCGTAAAATCCGTATCGTTGATGCGGGAGATACAACGCTATTGCCAGGATCATTCGTGGATACTCATGAGTACGAAAGAGCTAACAAAATAGCGATTCTGAGTGATAAAGAGCCAGCGGTTGCAAAACCAATCTTGCTCGGTATTACAAAAGCGTCTCTGGAAACAGACTCTTTCCTCTCAGCAGCTTCGTTCCAAGAGACTACACGTGTTTTGACAGATGCGGCGATCAAAGGTAAAGTCGATCAGTTGCTCGGTCTGAAAGAAAATGTAATTATCGGTAAGTTGATTCCTGCAGGTACAGGTATGCACCGTTACCGCAGCATCAAATTTGCCGAGCCAGAAGATGGCCAATCTTCAGTAGAAGAACTTGAGCCAGTTTCTGTTGATTAA
- the rpoB gene encoding DNA-directed RNA polymerase subunit beta, which produces MAGHLVQYGRRTRRSYARINEILEVPNLIEIQQKSYDWFLEEGLREMFQDISPIQDFTGNLILEFIDYSLGEPKYTVDDAKERDVTYAAPLRVKVRLINKETGEVKEQEVFMGDFPLMTDTGTFIINGAERVIVSQLVRSPSVYFSTKVDKNAKKTYTATVIPNRGAWLELEMDAKDVVYVRIDRTRKIPVTVLLRALGFGTDAEILDLLGNDEYIRNTLDKDNTDSTEKALIEIYERLRPGEPPTLDNAKSLLVARFFDPKRYDLANVGRYKINKKLHIKNRLFNQRLAESLIDTDTGEIIAEAGQMVDRRLLDEIMPHLEKNVGFRTYHVANGVLDANDIPMQTIDVFSPIEDGKVVKLIANANIDKSVKNVTPADIISSISYFINLLHGIGSTDDIDHLGNRRLRSVGELLQNQFRIGLSRMERVVRERMSIQDANVITPQALINIRPVIASIKEFFGSSQLSQFMDQTNPLGELTHKRRLSALGPGGLTRERAGMEVRDVHPSHYGRMCPIETPEGPNIGLINSLSTFARVNEYGFIEAPYRWVDPKTGVVTEQIDYLTADEEDNYVIAQANAKLNEDSTFAEEAIIVRYNKQSDNILTMPSERVDYMDVSPKQVVSVATALIPFLENDDSNRALMGSNMQRQAVPLLIPKAPLVGTGMEHKAAKDSGVCIVSKYDGIIERSSANEIWLRRIEEVDGQEVKGDIVKYKLHKFMRSNQGTCINQRPIVKRGAVVKAGDILADGPSTEMGELALGRNVVVAFMTWEGYNYEDAILLSEKLVKEDVYTSIHIEEYESEARDTKLGPEEITRDIPNVGEEALRNLDERGIIRIGAEISAGDILVGKVTPKGVTELTAEERLLHAIFGEKAREVRDTSLRVPHGTDGIVVDVKVFTRENGDELPPGVNQLVRVYIAQKRKISEGDKMAGRHGNKGVVARILPEEDMPFLPDGTPVQIVLNPLGVPSRMNIGQVLEVHLGMAAMQLGIHVATPVFDGAKEYDVFDTMEEAGMQRNGKTVLYDGRTGEEFEREVTVGVMHMIKLAHMVDDKIHARSTGPYSLVTQQPLGGKAQFGGQRFGEMEVWALEAYGAAYTLQEILTVKSDDVVGRVKTYESIVKGENVPEPGVPESFKVLIKELQSLGMDVKILSEDEQEIEMKEMDDEDDAASDKLSLNLEGTEVGAE; this is translated from the coding sequence TTGGCAGGACATCTTGTTCAATATGGTCGACGCACTCGGCGCAGTTATGCACGAATTAACGAGATACTCGAAGTTCCGAACCTGATTGAAATCCAACAAAAATCCTATGATTGGTTTTTGGAGGAAGGGTTGCGCGAAATGTTCCAGGATATCTCGCCGATCCAGGATTTTACAGGTAACTTGATTTTGGAATTTATCGATTACAGTCTCGGTGAACCGAAGTATACAGTAGACGACGCGAAAGAGCGTGACGTTACTTATGCAGCACCGCTTCGGGTCAAAGTCCGGCTCATTAATAAGGAAACCGGAGAAGTCAAAGAGCAGGAAGTATTCATGGGAGATTTCCCGCTGATGACCGATACTGGCACATTTATTATTAATGGTGCTGAACGGGTTATTGTCAGCCAGTTGGTTCGCTCTCCTAGCGTTTACTTCAGTACCAAAGTTGATAAAAACGCCAAAAAAACGTATACCGCTACAGTTATTCCTAACCGCGGCGCTTGGCTCGAACTGGAGATGGACGCGAAGGATGTTGTATACGTCCGGATCGACCGTACACGTAAAATACCGGTGACGGTTCTCCTGCGTGCACTTGGTTTTGGCACAGACGCTGAGATTCTGGATCTGCTCGGTAATGACGAATATATCCGCAATACGCTGGACAAAGACAATACGGATTCCACGGAGAAAGCTCTGATTGAGATTTATGAGCGTCTTCGTCCGGGTGAGCCGCCAACGCTTGATAATGCGAAAAGCTTGCTCGTAGCTCGTTTCTTTGATCCAAAACGTTATGACCTGGCTAATGTAGGTCGTTACAAAATCAACAAAAAGCTGCACATCAAAAACCGTTTGTTCAATCAACGTTTGGCTGAATCTCTCATTGATACCGACACAGGTGAGATTATCGCCGAAGCGGGTCAAATGGTAGACCGTCGTTTGCTCGACGAAATTATGCCGCATCTGGAGAAAAACGTTGGATTCCGTACGTATCACGTGGCTAACGGTGTTTTGGATGCTAATGATATTCCAATGCAAACGATTGATGTGTTTTCACCAATTGAGGATGGTAAGGTCGTTAAATTGATTGCCAATGCTAACATTGATAAATCAGTTAAAAACGTAACACCGGCTGATATCATTTCCTCTATCAGTTACTTCATTAACCTTCTGCACGGCATCGGAAGCACAGATGATATCGATCACCTGGGTAACCGTCGTCTCCGTTCGGTCGGTGAACTCTTGCAAAATCAGTTCCGGATCGGTTTGTCCCGTATGGAACGTGTGGTTCGTGAGAGAATGTCCATTCAGGATGCTAACGTAATCACGCCTCAGGCTCTGATTAACATACGTCCTGTTATCGCATCCATTAAAGAGTTCTTCGGTAGCTCTCAATTGTCACAGTTTATGGATCAAACGAACCCATTGGGTGAGTTGACGCATAAACGCCGTCTGTCCGCACTCGGACCGGGTGGTTTGACACGTGAGCGTGCAGGCATGGAAGTCCGTGACGTCCATCCATCCCACTATGGTCGTATGTGCCCGATCGAGACACCAGAGGGACCAAACATTGGTTTGATTAACTCCCTGTCTACATTTGCCCGGGTGAACGAATATGGTTTCATTGAAGCTCCATATCGCTGGGTAGATCCGAAAACGGGTGTCGTAACCGAGCAAATCGATTACCTGACAGCGGACGAAGAGGACAACTATGTCATCGCTCAAGCGAATGCGAAGCTGAATGAAGATAGTACTTTCGCCGAAGAAGCGATCATTGTACGTTACAACAAGCAATCGGATAACATCCTTACGATGCCGAGTGAGCGAGTGGACTACATGGACGTATCTCCGAAGCAAGTCGTATCCGTCGCTACAGCGCTCATTCCGTTCCTCGAGAACGATGACTCCAACCGTGCGCTCATGGGATCGAACATGCAACGGCAAGCCGTTCCACTCTTGATTCCTAAAGCTCCGCTGGTCGGAACAGGTATGGAACACAAAGCCGCGAAAGATTCCGGTGTATGTATTGTCTCCAAATATGACGGGATTATTGAACGTTCTTCTGCGAATGAAATTTGGTTGCGTCGTATTGAAGAAGTTGATGGTCAAGAAGTCAAAGGCGATATCGTTAAATATAAATTACACAAATTTATGCGTTCGAACCAAGGAACATGCATTAACCAGCGTCCGATTGTCAAAAGAGGTGCTGTTGTCAAAGCTGGCGACATCCTCGCAGACGGTCCTTCAACGGAAATGGGTGAATTGGCACTGGGACGTAACGTCGTCGTTGCCTTCATGACTTGGGAAGGTTACAACTACGAGGATGCGATCCTGCTCAGTGAAAAACTCGTTAAGGAAGATGTATACACATCCATCCACATCGAGGAATATGAGTCAGAAGCACGTGATACCAAGCTCGGACCTGAAGAGATCACACGTGATATCCCGAACGTTGGGGAAGAAGCGCTGCGTAATCTGGATGAGCGCGGTATTATCCGCATCGGTGCTGAAATCAGTGCCGGCGACATTCTGGTTGGTAAAGTAACACCGAAAGGTGTAACAGAACTGACTGCAGAAGAGCGTCTCCTGCATGCGATCTTCGGTGAGAAAGCGCGTGAAGTACGTGATACTTCCTTACGTGTTCCTCACGGTACTGACGGTATCGTAGTCGACGTAAAAGTATTTACCCGTGAAAACGGTGATGAACTGCCACCAGGTGTGAACCAACTCGTTCGTGTGTATATTGCTCAAAAACGGAAGATTTCCGAGGGTGATAAAATGGCCGGACGTCACGGTAACAAAGGGGTCGTGGCTCGTATCCTGCCAGAAGAGGATATGCCATTCCTGCCGGATGGAACACCGGTTCAGATCGTTCTTAACCCGCTGGGCGTACCTTCCCGGATGAACATCGGTCAAGTACTTGAAGTTCACTTGGGTATGGCAGCGATGCAGCTCGGTATTCACGTAGCAACGCCTGTATTCGACGGAGCGAAGGAGTATGACGTCTTCGATACGATGGAAGAAGCAGGCATGCAACGTAATGGTAAGACCGTTCTGTACGATGGCCGTACCGGAGAAGAGTTTGAACGTGAAGTTACTGTCGGCGTCATGCACATGATCAAGCTGGCACACATGGTTGACGATAAAATCCATGCTCGTTCTACAGGTCCTTACTCACTCGTTACGCAACAGCCTCTGGGTGGTAAAGCCCAGTTTGGTGGTCAACGTTTCGGGGAGATGGAAGTATGGGCGCTTGAGGCTTATGGTGCCGCTTATACACTGCAAGAGATCTTGACGGTTAAGTCCGATGATGTTGTAGGTCGGGTGAAAACATATGAGTCCATCGTCAAAGGCGAGAATGTTCCGGAACCAGGTGTTCCTGAATCCTTCAAAGTATTGATCAAAGAGCTGCAAAGCTTGGGTATGGACGTTAAGATTTTGAGCGAAGATGAGCAAGAGATTGAAATGAAAGAAATGGACGATGAAGATGACGCTGCGAGCGATAAGCTCAGCCTCAACCTTGAGGGTACAGAGGTCGGAGCGGAGTAA
- a CDS encoding class I SAM-dependent methyltransferase, with the protein MSNHYYSDKPQVAHDRRATEAELRGWKLRFITDAGVFSKNGIDYGSRVLIDAMDLPAGAHVLDVGCGYGPIGLTAAKLVPDGHVTMIDINERAIELSRENAKANGIMNVTVMQSDLLAEVKKEDYDVVLTNPPIRAGKETVHTIFEQAYRHLKIGGSLWVVIQKKQGAPSAKVKLESLFGRVEEVTKDKGYRIFKAVKTEEASIS; encoded by the coding sequence ATGTCCAATCACTATTATTCGGACAAACCGCAGGTGGCGCATGACAGACGGGCTACAGAAGCGGAGCTACGTGGGTGGAAATTACGATTTATTACGGATGCAGGGGTATTTTCCAAAAACGGAATCGATTATGGCAGCAGAGTGTTGATTGATGCTATGGATTTGCCTGCTGGAGCTCATGTTCTGGATGTGGGTTGCGGGTATGGACCGATTGGTCTTACAGCAGCCAAACTTGTACCGGATGGGCATGTCACCATGATCGATATCAATGAGAGAGCGATTGAGCTTTCCAGAGAAAACGCAAAAGCGAACGGCATAATGAATGTAACGGTTATGCAAAGTGATCTTCTGGCTGAAGTGAAAAAGGAAGACTATGACGTGGTTCTGACCAATCCGCCTATCCGTGCGGGGAAAGAAACGGTTCATACCATTTTTGAACAAGCGTATCGTCATTTGAAAATAGGTGGATCGTTATGGGTTGTCATTCAGAAAAAACAGGGAGCGCCTTCTGCGAAAGTGAAGTTGGAATCTTTGTTTGGACGAGTGGAGGAAGTAACGAAGGACAAAGGCTACCGGATTTTTAAAGCGGTTAAGACGGAAGAGGCAAGTATAAGCTAA
- the rplL gene encoding 50S ribosomal protein L7/L12 encodes MSKEQILEAIKGMTVLELNDLVKAIEEEFGVTAAAPVAVAGGGAAAAEAEQSEFDVILTSAGASKINVIKAVREITGLGLKEAKEVVDNAPKPLKEKVSKEEAEAVKAKLEEAGATIEVK; translated from the coding sequence ATGAGTAAAGAGCAAATCTTGGAAGCAATCAAAGGCATGACTGTACTGGAACTGAACGATCTCGTTAAAGCAATCGAAGAAGAATTCGGCGTAACTGCTGCAGCTCCAGTAGCTGTTGCAGGTGGCGGAGCTGCTGCAGCTGAAGCTGAGCAATCCGAGTTTGATGTAATCTTGACTAGCGCTGGTGCTTCCAAAATCAACGTTATCAAAGCAGTTCGTGAAATCACAGGTCTTGGCCTGAAAGAAGCAAAAGAAGTGGTTGACAACGCTCCAAAACCACTGAAAGAAAAAGTAAGCAAAGAAGAAGCAGAAGCGGTTAAAGCTAAGCTTGAAGAAGCAGGCGCTACAATCGAAGTTAAATAA
- the rplJ gene encoding 50S ribosomal protein L10, protein MANAKVIQAKQESVDAVTAKLRESATSVVVDYRGLNVAQVTELRKQLREAGIEFQVLKNTLLRRAAAAAELTELNEVLTGPSAIAFSADDVVAPAKILNDFAKKNDALELKGAVVEGRVIGVQEVKALAELPSREGLLSMLLSVLQAPVRNFALAVKAVAEKEEQGA, encoded by the coding sequence TTGGCAAACGCAAAAGTGATTCAAGCAAAACAAGAGTCCGTTGATGCAGTAACAGCAAAATTGCGCGAGAGCGCTACTAGTGTTGTTGTTGACTATCGCGGTTTGAACGTTGCCCAAGTAACTGAGCTGCGTAAGCAGCTTCGTGAAGCCGGAATCGAATTCCAAGTGCTGAAAAACACGTTGCTTCGCCGCGCAGCAGCTGCAGCAGAACTGACAGAACTTAATGAAGTACTGACAGGACCTAGTGCAATTGCATTCAGCGCAGACGACGTTGTGGCTCCAGCCAAAATTCTGAACGACTTCGCGAAAAAGAACGATGCACTGGAATTGAAAGGTGCAGTTGTAGAAGGTCGCGTAATCGGAGTACAAGAAGTCAAAGCATTGGCAGAACTGCCATCCCGCGAAGGTCTTCTTTCCATGCTCCTCAGCGTGCTTCAAGCGCCAGTGCGCAACTTCGCGCTTGCGGTTAAAGCTGTCGCTGAAAAAGAAGAACAAGGCGCGTAA
- the rplA gene encoding 50S ribosomal protein L1 — MAKHGKKYLEAAKLIDSEATYEPSEAVELVKKAATAKFDETIEAAVRLGVDPRKQDQAVRGVVVLPHGTGKTQRVLVFAKGDKAKEAEAAGADYVGDADMINKIQQGWFEFDVCVATPDMMSEVGKLGRLLGGKGLMPNPKAGTVTFDVSKAVQEIKAGKIEYRLDRAGQIHAPIGKASFSAEQLNENLKALMDALTRAKPAAAKGVYLKNVSLSSTMGPGARVNAASFR, encoded by the coding sequence ATGGCTAAACACGGTAAAAAATACCTGGAAGCTGCTAAGCTGATTGACAGCGAAGCAACTTACGAGCCTTCAGAAGCTGTAGAGCTTGTGAAAAAGGCAGCCACTGCAAAATTCGATGAAACAATCGAAGCGGCAGTACGCTTGGGCGTAGACCCACGTAAACAAGACCAGGCTGTACGTGGTGTTGTTGTCTTGCCTCACGGCACAGGTAAAACACAGCGCGTATTGGTATTTGCAAAAGGTGACAAAGCGAAAGAAGCGGAAGCGGCTGGCGCGGACTATGTTGGTGATGCAGACATGATCAACAAAATCCAACAAGGCTGGTTCGAATTCGACGTCTGCGTAGCGACACCAGATATGATGAGTGAAGTAGGTAAATTGGGCCGTCTGCTCGGCGGTAAAGGTCTGATGCCTAACCCTAAAGCTGGAACGGTAACTTTCGATGTCTCCAAGGCTGTTCAAGAAATTAAAGCCGGTAAAATCGAATATCGTCTGGATCGTGCAGGTCAAATTCATGCACCGATCGGTAAAGCTTCTTTCTCGGCAGAGCAACTGAATGAGAACCTTAAAGCTCTCATGGATGCTTTGACTCGTGCTAAACCGGCGGCAGCAAAAGGTGTTTATCTGAAGAATGTAAGTCTTTCTTCCACGATGGGCCCTGGCGCACGCGTGAATGCAGCATCTTTTAGATAA